Proteins co-encoded in one Populus trichocarpa isolate Nisqually-1 chromosome 10, P.trichocarpa_v4.1, whole genome shotgun sequence genomic window:
- the LOC7469518 gene encoding vacuolar protein sorting-associated protein 60.1 — protein sequence MRRVFGAKKDKEPPPSIQDASEKINKRGDTVDEKIKKLDAELARYKEQIKKTRPGPAQEAVKARAMRILKQKRMYEGQRDMLYNQTYNLDQVAFASEGIKDAQQTMSALKSANKELKGMMKTVKIQDIDNLQDEMMDLMDVSNEIQETLGRSYNVPDDIDEEELMGELDALEADMGMETESDGVPSYLQPDKESDLDAELNLPSAPTGQGAPASRYNAQAEDELGLPAVPRASLRG from the exons ATGAGGAGAGTTTTTGGTgctaaaaaagataaagaaccACCACCTTCAATCCAAGATGCATCAGAGAAG ataaataaaagagGTGATACAGTAGATGAGAAGATCAAGAAGCTAGATGCAGAACTTGCTAGATACAAAGAACAGATTAAAAAGACAAGACCTGGACCTGCTCAAGAGGCTGTGAAAGCTAGAGCTATGAGGATTCTTAAACAAAAGAGAAT GTATGAAGGACAGCGTGACATGCTCTATAACCAGACGTACAACCTTGATCAAGTTGCATTTGCTTCTGAAGGAATTAAAGATGCTCAACAAACT ATGTCAGCTTTGAAATCCGCCAACAAGGAATTGAAAGGAATGATGAAAACTGTGAAGATTCAAGATATTGAT AACTTGCAAGATGAGATGATGGACTTGATGGATGTGAGCAATGAAATTCAAGAGACCTTGGGCAGAAGCTATAATGTGCCAGATGATATTGATGAGGAAGAACTCATGGGTG AACTTGATGCTCTGGAAGCAGACATGGGAATGGAAACTGAATCTGATGGGGTGCCTTCTTATCTGCAACCTGATAAGGAATCTGATCTTGATGCAGAACTGAACTTGCCTTCAGCGCCCACAGGACAAGGAGCACCAGCTAGCAGATACAATGCCCAG GCTGAGGATGAACTGGGCTTACCTGCTGTCCCTCGGGCTTCTCTTCGTGGTTAG
- the LOC7469517 gene encoding basic leucine zipper 6: MSRQSLLPPRCPFQKPVVSRPIHDSYPQHHRSPSQGSILGEKPAWLDDLLSDEDADSRGTCLRRSASDSVTLLEGIVDSFSGSSPYNNEAASGGGETCSGLESASMYGPNSPRRRGNVTFSENAIASALSEYAFQNPLQYVDGSLCIWGNTPLDSMGNACGSAGELNGETSTVKRQSGQRSRVRKLQYIAELERTVNVLQTLESELAFKVASMLQKRAALSLENNTLKQQVARLRQEKLIVDAQHKTLKKEAERLKNKLGSSTNNKFRTYSRSSLSPEAARSEVTWQMARLNLN, translated from the exons ATGTCAAGGCAATCTCTCCTTCCTCCTCGCTGCCCATTTCAGAAGCCCGTGGTTTCTCGACCAATTCATGACTCCTACCCACAACACCATAGATCTCCTTCCCAAGGTTCAATTTTGGGGGAGAAGCCGGCATGGCTTGATGATTTGTTAAGTGATGAAGATGCAGATTCCAGGGGGACTTGTCTTCGCCGGTCAGCCAGTGATTCAGTCACCCTCTTGGAAGGTATTGTGGATTCGTTTTCGGGTTCGAGTCCTTATAACAATGAAGCTGCCTCAGGTGGGGGTGAAACTTGTAGTGGGCTGGAGTCAGCTTCTATGTATGGTCCTAATTCTCCTAGGCGAAGAGGGAATGTGACCTTTTCTGAGAATGCCATAGCTTCAGCACTATCGGAGTATGCGTTTCAGAATCCTCTGCAGTATGTAGACGGCAGCTTGTGCATATGGGGGAATACTCCCTTGGATTCAATGGGGAATGCATGTGGTTCGGCTGGGGAGCTCAATGGCGAGACGAGCACTGTGAAACG GCAATCTGGGCAGCGCTCAAGAGTTCGCAAACTCCAGTATATTGCTGAACTCGAAAGAACTGTTAATGTTCTGCAG ACTTTGGAGTCAGAGTTGGCGTTCAAGGTTGCTTCAATGCTTCAGAAACGTGCTGCCTTGTCCCTGGAAAACAACACATTAAAGCAGCAGGTGGCCAGACTGCGGCAGGAAAAATTAATCGTGGATG CTCAACATAAGACTTTGAAGAAGGAAGCTGAgagattgaaaaacaagttaGGTAGTTCCACAAATAATAAGTTCAGAACATATTCCAGATCAAGTCTTTCTCCAGAGGCAGCTAGATCAGAAGTTACATGGCAGATGGCGAGGCTTAATCTTAACTAA
- the LOC7491606 gene encoding glycosyltransferase BC10: protein MLSSPILYSFSLLLSFSLIYLFTPQILVPLQNALSYELDDPTLFKKALKPCKTIPPLATNNPTPKIAFLFLTNSDLSFAPLWERFFEGYNNLYNIYVHADPFSKVSNPDGIFKNRFIPGKKTERGSPSLILAEKRLLARAILDDPLNLYFALVSQHCVPLHSFQYIHDTLFGHNILKTFTTQSRHQSFIEILSEDPNLPDRYNARGENIMLPEIPYEKFRVGSQFFVLAKRHALLVLKDRKLWRKFKLPCLNTESCYPEEHYFPTLLSMKNPRGCSHYTLTNVNWTDCFDGHPHLYQAEEVSPNLVHGLRQSNSSYSYFFARKFAPDCLQPLMEMADDVIFKD from the coding sequence ATGTTGTCATCTCCAATTCTCTACTCATTTTCACTCTTGCTTTCCTTTTCCCTCATCTACCTCTTCACCCCTCAAATCCTTGTTCCTCTTCAAAACGCTCTTTCTTACGAACTTGATGATCCTACTCTCTTCAAGAAAGCCCTCAAGCCTTGTAAAACCATCCCCCCCCTAGCCACCAACAATCCCACTCCTAAAATTGCCTTTCTTTTCCTTACAAACTCTGATCTCTCTTTTGCTCCTTTATGGGAACGTTTCTTCGAAGGCTACAACAATCTTTACAACATCTATGTACACGCTGATCCATTTAGTAAAGTCTCAAACCCAGATGGGATTTTCAAGAATCGGTTCATTCCTGGCAAGAAAACAGAAAGGGGCTCTCCTTCTCTAATCTTAGCAGAAAAAAGGCTTCTTGCCAGAGCCATTCTTGATGATcctctcaacctttattttGCTCTTGTTTCTCAACACTGTGTCCCTCTCCATTCATTTCAATACATTCACGATACCCTTTTCGGCCACAACATTTTGAAAACTTTCACTACTCAATCTCGTCATCAAAGCTTCATTGAGATTCTCTCCGAAGATCCAAACTTGCCTGATAGATACAATGCTAGAGGGGAAAACATTATGTTGCCTGAAATCCCATATGAGAAATTTAGAGTTGGGTCTCAGTTTTTTGTGCTGGCAAAAAGGCATGCTTTGCTTGTACTCAAGGATAGAAAGTTATGGAGGAAATTTAAGCTTCCTTGCTTGAATACAGAGTCTTGTTACCCAGAAGAACACTACTTTCCTACACTTTTATCAATGAAGAATCCAAGAGGGTGCAGTCACTACACATTAACAAATGTTAATTGGACTGACTGCTTTGATGGGCACCCGCATTTGTATCAAGCAGAAGAGGTTTCACCAAATCTGGTGCATGGATTGAGGCAGTCCAACTCaagttattcttatttttttgccCGGAAATTTGCTCCTGATTGCTTGCAACCATTGATGGAAATGGCAGATGATGTGATTTTCAAGGATTGA
- the LOC7491603 gene encoding dnaJ protein homolog isoform X2 yields MFGRAPKKSDNTKYYEILGVSKSASQDDLKKAYRKAAIKNHPDKGGDPEKFKELAQAYEVLSDPEKREIYDQYGEDALKEGMGGGGGGGAHDPFDIFQSFFGGGNPFGGGSSRGRRQRRGEDVIHPLKVSLEDIYNGTSKKLSLSRNVICSKCKGKGSKSGASLKCSGCQGSGMKVSIRHLGPSMIQQMQHPCNDCKGTGEAINDKDRCPQCKGEKVVQEKKVLEVVVEKGMQNAQRITFPGEADEAPDTVTGDIVFVLQQKEHPKFKRKGDDLFVEHTLSLAEALCGFQFILTHLDGRQLLIKSQPGEVVKPDQFKAINDEGMPMYQRPFMRGKLYIHFTVDFPDSLSLDQCKALETVLPPRTSAELTDMELDECEETTLHDVNIEEEMRRKQQQQAQEAYDEDDEMHGGGGQRVQCAQQ; encoded by the exons atgtttgggAGAGCACCAAAGAAAAGCGACAATACCAAGTACTATGAGATTCTTGGAGTCTCAAAGAGTGCTTCACAAGATGATTTAAAAAAGGCTTACAGGAAAGCAGCTATCAAGAACCATCCTGATAAGGGTGGTGATCCTGAAAAG TTCAAGGAGTTGGCCCAAGCATACGAGGTTCTGAGTGACCCAGAGAAACGTGAGATATATGATCAATATGGAGAGGATGCCCTCAAGGAAGGAATGGGCGGTGGCGGCGGCGGTGGCGCCCATGATCCATTTGATATCTTTCAATCCTTCTTTGGTGGCGGCAATCCATTTG GAGGTGGTAGCAGCAGAGGCCGAAGGCAAAGGAGGGGTGAGGATGTGATCCACCCTCTTAAAGTATCCTTGGAAGATATTTACAATGGCACATCCAAGAAGCTGTCTCTTTCACGCAATGTAATCTGCTCCAAGTGCAAGGG TAAAGGTTCCAAGTCTGGTGCATCATTGAAATGTTCTGGTTGCCAAGGTTCTGGAATGAAGGTCTCTATAAGACACCTTGGTCCCTCTATGATCCAGCAAATGCAGCATCCTTGCAATGATTGTAAGGGCACTGGTGAGGCAATTAATGACAAGGACCGTTGCCCTCAATGCAAGGGTGAGAAGGTGGTCCAAGAGAAAAAAGTTTTGGAAGTAGTTGTTGAGAAGGGCATGCAAAATGCACAGAGGATTACTTTCCCTGGAGAGGCTGATGAAGCT CCCGACACCGTTACAGGGGACATTGTTTTTGTCCTACAACAAAAGGAGCACCCTAAGTTTAAGAGAAAGGGTGATGACCTATTTGTCGAGCACACCCTCTCTCTTGCAGAGGCACTCTGTGGCTTCCAGTTCATTTTGACCCATTTGGATGGAAGGCAGCTCCTGATAAAATCTCAACCTGGGGAAGTAGTCAAACCTG ATCAATTCAAGGCTATAAATGATGAAGGAATGCCAATGTACCAGAGGCCATTCATGAGGGGGAAACTGTACATTCATTTCACTGTTGATTTCCCAGACTCCCTGTCCCTTGATCAGTGCAAGGCCTTGGAGACCGTGCTTCCTCCACGAACCTCAGCTGAGCTTACTGACATGGAGCTTGATGAATGTGAGGAAACTACTTTACATGATGTGAACATTGAGGAGGAGATGAGGAGGAAGCAACAACAACAGGCCCAAGAAGCatatgatgaagatgatgaaatgcATGGTGGTGGTGGCCAGAGGGTGCAATGTGCTCAGCAATAA
- the LOC7491603 gene encoding dnaJ protein homolog isoform X1 — MFGRAPKKSDNTKYYEILGVSKSASQDDLKKAYRKAAIKNHPDKGGDPEKFKELAQAYEVLSDPEKREIYDQYGEDALKEGMGGGGGGGAHDPFDIFQSFFGGGNPFGGGGSSRGRRQRRGEDVIHPLKVSLEDIYNGTSKKLSLSRNVICSKCKGKGSKSGASLKCSGCQGSGMKVSIRHLGPSMIQQMQHPCNDCKGTGEAINDKDRCPQCKGEKVVQEKKVLEVVVEKGMQNAQRITFPGEADEAPDTVTGDIVFVLQQKEHPKFKRKGDDLFVEHTLSLAEALCGFQFILTHLDGRQLLIKSQPGEVVKPDQFKAINDEGMPMYQRPFMRGKLYIHFTVDFPDSLSLDQCKALETVLPPRTSAELTDMELDECEETTLHDVNIEEEMRRKQQQQAQEAYDEDDEMHGGGGQRVQCAQQ; from the exons atgtttgggAGAGCACCAAAGAAAAGCGACAATACCAAGTACTATGAGATTCTTGGAGTCTCAAAGAGTGCTTCACAAGATGATTTAAAAAAGGCTTACAGGAAAGCAGCTATCAAGAACCATCCTGATAAGGGTGGTGATCCTGAAAAG TTCAAGGAGTTGGCCCAAGCATACGAGGTTCTGAGTGACCCAGAGAAACGTGAGATATATGATCAATATGGAGAGGATGCCCTCAAGGAAGGAATGGGCGGTGGCGGCGGCGGTGGCGCCCATGATCCATTTGATATCTTTCAATCCTTCTTTGGTGGCGGCAATCCATTTGGTG GAGGTGGTAGCAGCAGAGGCCGAAGGCAAAGGAGGGGTGAGGATGTGATCCACCCTCTTAAAGTATCCTTGGAAGATATTTACAATGGCACATCCAAGAAGCTGTCTCTTTCACGCAATGTAATCTGCTCCAAGTGCAAGGG TAAAGGTTCCAAGTCTGGTGCATCATTGAAATGTTCTGGTTGCCAAGGTTCTGGAATGAAGGTCTCTATAAGACACCTTGGTCCCTCTATGATCCAGCAAATGCAGCATCCTTGCAATGATTGTAAGGGCACTGGTGAGGCAATTAATGACAAGGACCGTTGCCCTCAATGCAAGGGTGAGAAGGTGGTCCAAGAGAAAAAAGTTTTGGAAGTAGTTGTTGAGAAGGGCATGCAAAATGCACAGAGGATTACTTTCCCTGGAGAGGCTGATGAAGCT CCCGACACCGTTACAGGGGACATTGTTTTTGTCCTACAACAAAAGGAGCACCCTAAGTTTAAGAGAAAGGGTGATGACCTATTTGTCGAGCACACCCTCTCTCTTGCAGAGGCACTCTGTGGCTTCCAGTTCATTTTGACCCATTTGGATGGAAGGCAGCTCCTGATAAAATCTCAACCTGGGGAAGTAGTCAAACCTG ATCAATTCAAGGCTATAAATGATGAAGGAATGCCAATGTACCAGAGGCCATTCATGAGGGGGAAACTGTACATTCATTTCACTGTTGATTTCCCAGACTCCCTGTCCCTTGATCAGTGCAAGGCCTTGGAGACCGTGCTTCCTCCACGAACCTCAGCTGAGCTTACTGACATGGAGCTTGATGAATGTGAGGAAACTACTTTACATGATGTGAACATTGAGGAGGAGATGAGGAGGAAGCAACAACAACAGGCCCAAGAAGCatatgatgaagatgatgaaatgcATGGTGGTGGTGGCCAGAGGGTGCAATGTGCTCAGCAATAA
- the LOC7491602 gene encoding putative RING-H2 finger protein ATL71, which translates to MNSGSPLESSTPRFGGFALTFGISMGVLSAIAIAILAYYFCTRKPLPAGHSNHDGSLSIDDQDSVVIEIGLDEATLNTYPKLVYSEAKEKLGKGDDSVAASCCSICLADYKDSDLLRLLPDCDHLFHAQCIDPWLKLHTTCPMCRNSPVRTPSNVTETASREPRRVFFDP; encoded by the exons ATGAATAGCGGTAGTCCTTTAGAGTCATCCACACCAAGATTTGGAGGGTTTGCTCTCACTTTTGGGATATCAATGGGTGTACTTTCAGCAATAGCAATTGCTATTCTTGCTTATTATTTTTGCACCAGGAAACCATTACCTGCAGGCCATTCTAATCATGATGGTTCCTTGTCCATAGATGATCAAGACTCGGTCGTTATAGAAATAGGCCTGGATGAAGCCACTCTCAATACCTATCCAAAGCTGGTTTATTCTGAAGCAAAGGAAAAGCTTGGAAAGGGTGATGATTCGGTAGCTGCTTCCTGTTGCTCGATTTGCTTGGCAGACTATAAAGATAGTGACTTGCTGCGGCTGTTGCCTGACTGTGATCATCTTTTCCATGCACAGTGCATTGATCCATGGTTGAAGTTGCATACTACTTGCCCAATGTGTCGAAACTCGCCTGTACGAACCCCAAGCAATGTCACCGAAACAGCTTCCAGGGAACCCCGGAGGGTGTTCTTTGATCCATG A
- the LOC7491600 gene encoding RING-H2 finger protein ATL70, producing MDNSTEYSGSAGINGYAYAIGMSSGVLVLIISITLAAYFCTYGVDSPTHTGTNQGDSITDHDSIVMELGLDEATLASYPKLLYSKARLEPRGNDLLPSCCSICLGDYKDSDMLRLLPDCGHVFHLKCVDCWLRLHPTCPICRNSPMPTPLSTPLAEVAPLAVSRY from the coding sequence ATGGACAACTCCACAGAATACAGTGGCTCCGCAGGTATTAATGGATATGCATATGCTATCGGAATGTCTTCAGGTGTCCTAGTTTTGATCATAAGCATAACTCTGGCCGCATATTTCTGCACCTACGGAGTAGATTCTCCCACACACACAGGTACAAACCAAGGCGACTCCATCACTGACCATGACTCCATTGTGATGGAACTCGGTCTCGACGAAGCCACTCTTGCAAGCTACCCCAAGTTGCTCTATTCAAAAGCAAGGTTAGAACCCAGGGGTAATGATTTACTACCCTCTTGCTGCTCTATATGCTTAGGGGACTATAAGGATAGTGACATGCTAAGGTTGTTGCCTGATTGTGGCCATGTTTTTCATCTCAAATGTGTGGACTGTTGGTTAAGGCTGCATCCTACATGTCCGATTTGCCGGAACTCTCCTATGCCAACTCCTTTGTCGACTCCTCTTGCTGAAGTGGCACCATTGGCAGTGAGCAGATATTGA